In a single window of the Drosophila albomicans strain 15112-1751.03 chromosome 3, ASM965048v2, whole genome shotgun sequence genome:
- the LOC117570232 gene encoding putative mediator of RNA polymerase II transcription subunit 15 isoform X2: protein MVLRSGIIIPFQFRDTKKLLMIGVPEENRNLNIWDLKNVVRAAFGIYNFEFRNKKIGFNIPDELLLHYLAQRHDLTNFVIEISQVYDAALESYVLHPQCRCGAQKLLNESPAPEEPTNLCQTNNVIDAAPSTSNIVLPNCDDDDQETMKYRIDKASSGAASAELGIPAYEPCSPKMDYDTQDELPDSPHSQQHQQQQQLQQVAMVSLPPPPSTHHQHHHQHEEEQQQLLQDRIQHEFLLQQQHQHQHLQQQHLALLQQQEQQQHQQQQHQQQQQQQGVNMAITATGTNNIRQRKERMSKRQKELYVHFLQQHQFINDHRRNDPVLDPYWLKLANLLNAVPQGAVKHVTEWKQTFDNWRYRIFLYARYNSKLQDEEAQNPRNFKPLTRTDKQAYNMWIRNSDTAPPDLDKMRNVFCNMEESTTHQD from the exons ATGGTGCTGCGATCGGGAATTAtaattccatttcaatttcgcGATACTAAGAAGCTGCTCATGATTGGCGTGCCCGAGGAGAATCGAAATTTAAACATATGGGACTTGAAGAATGTTG tGCGTGCTGCATTTGGCATCTACAATTTCGAGTTTCGCAACAAAAAGATTGGCTTCAACATACCCGATGAACTACTACTGCATTATTTGGCCCAACGTCACGACCTCACCAATTTCGTTATAGAAATCAGCCAAG TATACGATGCCGCCCTGGAGAGTTATGTGCTGCATCCGCAATGTCGTTGTGGCGCCCAGAAACTCCTTAACGAATCGCCTGCGCCGGAGGAACCCACGAATTTGTGCCAGACGAACAATGTGATCGATGCTGCTCCCTCAACGTCGAACATTGTGTTGCCCAACTGTGACGATGACGATCAGGAAACCATGAAGTATCGCATTGATAAGGCGAGCAGCGGTGCAGCTTCTGCTGAGCTGGGCATTCCTGCCTACGAGCCGTGTTCACCGAAAATGGATTATGATACGCAAGATGAATTGCCGGATTCGCCGCACtcgcaacaacatcaacaacaacaacagttgcagcaggtTGCGATGGTGTCGTTACCACCGCCACCGTCCacacatcatcagcatcatcatcagcacgaggaggagcaacagcagctgttgcaggATCGCATACAGCACGAGTtcttgctgcagcagcaacatcagcatcaacatttacagcaacagcatttggcactgctgcagcaacaggagcaacaacaacatcaacagcagcagcaccagcaacaacaacagcaacaaggcgTCAACATGGCAATCACAGCAACGGGCACAAATAACATTCGAC AACGTAAGGAACGCATGTCAAAACGCCAAAAGGAATTGTATGTGCACTTTTTGCAACAACATCAGTTCATCAACGATCATAGACGCAACGATCCTGTGCTCGATCCCTACTGGCTAAAGCTGGCCAATCTGTTGAACGCTGTGCCACAGGGCGCCGTCAAGCATGTGACGGAATGGAAGCAAACCTTTGACAATTGGCGCTATCGTATCTTCCTCTATGCGCGCTACAATTCCAAATTGCAGGACGAGGAGGCGCAGAATCCTCGCAACTTTAAGCCGCTGACACGCACCGATAAACAGGCCTACAACATGTGGATACGTAATTCGGATACGGCGCCACCGGATCTAGATAAAATGCGCAATGTTTTCTGCAACATGGAAGAGAGCACCACGCACCAGGACTAG
- the LOC117570232 gene encoding putative mediator of RNA polymerase II transcription subunit 26 isoform X1 codes for MVLRSGIIIPFQFRDTKKLLMIGVPEENRNLNIWDLKNVVRAAFGIYNFEFRNKKIGFNIPDELLLHYLAQRHDLTNFVIEISQALDDGHAKELLSYEPSCSMAALKQQQQQQHQQQQQQQQHHHPHSHPHQHHQVPLPQRSNESHTHEYVASGAAAAASATLPGSQPNSPALGVCNEPVDSPLEHANNSNSDHADTAQKQQLRIVSSYSERTPESLTQSIDPMDIIPKAESESEVERAARAARFQAREHQQQQQHQQQQRQQQEQQHAQALQQEAQALQHVLPSQQFFTNYAHSLPSMTAPNTSQQPPYTPGLMSRFRKRGERMSKDQKELYVKFFEDNPCMLSNHRRHDGLTEPLWAKLAHMLNSVPQGAVKNVEDWKQTFDAWRYRIFMYTRYNSKLSMSETSDPKNFKPLTATDQKAYAMWTSHKHIAPPDYEKMDMFVPLDESTTATNSYDY; via the exons ATGGTGCTGCGATCGGGAATTAtaattccatttcaatttcgcGATACTAAGAAGCTGCTCATGATTGGCGTGCCCGAGGAGAATCGAAATTTAAACATATGGGACTTGAAGAATGTTG tGCGTGCTGCATTTGGCATCTACAATTTCGAGTTTCGCAACAAAAAGATTGGCTTCAACATACCCGATGAACTACTACTGCATTATTTGGCCCAACGTCACGACCTCACCAATTTCGTTATAGAAATCAGCCAAG CCCTAGACGATGGTCATGCCAAGGAGCTGCTCTCCTACGAGCCCTCCTGCTCGATGGCGGCcctcaagcagcagcagcagcaacaacaccaacagcaacaacagcagcagcaacatcatcatccacattcacatccCCATCAACATCATCAGGTGCCACTGCCACAACGCTCCAACGAAAGTCACACACATGAGTATGTGGCAAGcggagcagctgcagctgcatccGCGACATTACCGGGCTCGCAGCCCAATTCGCCAGCTTTGGGCGTATGCAACGAACCCGTCGATTCACCGCTGGAGCATGCCAACAATTCCAATTCGGATCATGCAGacacagcacaaaaacaacaactgcgcaTTGTTTCCAGCTATTCGGAACGCACACCTGAATCGTTAACACAATCCATTGATCCCATGGACATAATACCCAAAGCTGAGTCTGAATCCGAAGTGGAACGTGCAGCGCGTGCTGCACGCTTTCAGGCCAGagaacatcaacagcagcaacagcaccagcagcagcagcgacaacagcaggagcagcagcacgCGCAAGCCTTGCAACAGGAGGCACAGGCGCTGCAGCATGTGCTGCCCAGCCAACAGTTCTTCACCAACTATGCGCACAGTCTGCCCTCGATGACGGCACCAAATACTTCCCAACAGCCTCCTTATACGCCTGGTCTGATGAGTCGCTTTAGAA AACGTGGTGAACGCATGTCGAAGGATCAAAAGGAGCTGTATGTGAAATTCTTTGAGGATAATCCCTGCATGTTGTCGAACCATCGTCGTCACGATGGACTCACCGAGCCACTCTGGGCCAAATTGGCACACATGTTGAACAGCGTGCCGCAGGGCGCCGTCAAGAATGTGGAGGATTGGAAGCAGACGTTTGATGCCTGGCGTTATCGCATTTTTATGTACACACGCTACAACTCCAAGCTGAGCATGTCGGAGACGAGTGACCCGAAGAACTTTAAACCGCTGACAGCCACCGATCAGAAGGCGTATGCCATGTGGACCAGTCACAAGCACATTGCACCGCCGGACTATGAGAAAATGGATATGTTTGTGCCGCTGGACGAGAGCACAACGGCGACCAACAGCTACGACTATTGA
- the LOC117570347 gene encoding exocyst complex component 5: MHSICLLLLVICLGASCHAIRVEWGTNTGPIVPPPPRTTPTPPRLPYREPAPVWEDQSDDIPNPQPYVYVLPPPSRPRTWIIPAGPYAPPNYNNLPPKRGNYGELLTPYSTPADAVEGTVAVPGLAAQYVPGVGIKYTAIVPSKQQGKYNAKTKKYKAYEKAKYAPWNYLQLLPVEEKPLDWQAPEELPPQSLSSSTTTAEPSSSSSSPTATNSETTTLATSSTTTATATSTTTSTTTTTTPKPTATAKLAHEKSAYLKKHNKLKKLLEKMQAQNNSAQTMLSSS, from the exons atg CACTCaatttgcctgctgctgctagtCATCTGCCTTGGTGCGAGCTGCCACGCGATACGCGTCGAGTGGGGCACGAACACTGGCCCGATtgtgccaccgccgccgcgcACCACGCCCACGCCGCCACGCCTGCCATACCGCGAGCCAGCGCCCGTCTGGGAGGATCAAAGCGATGATATACCCAACCCGCAGCCATATGT TTATGTGCTGCCGCCTCCTTCACGTCCACGCACTTGGATCATACCCGCCGGACCCTATGCGCCGCCCAACTACAACAATCTGCCGCCCAAGCGCGGCAACTATGGCGAACTCTTGACTCCGTACAGCACGCCAGCTGATGCGGTAGAGGGAACTGTCGCAGTGCCTGGACTGGCGGCACAATATGTGCCTGGAGTGGGCATCAAGTATACGGCGATTGTGCCCAGCAAGCAACAGGGCAAATACAATGCAAAGACCAAGAAATACAAGGCCTACGAGAAGGCCAAGTATGCGCCATGGAACTAT ttgcagctgctgccggtGGAGGAGAAGCCGCTGGATTGGCAAGCGCCAGAGGAGTTGCCACCACAGTCACTCAGCTCctccacaacaacagcagagcccagcagcagcagcagcagtccaACTGCAACCAACTCCGAGACAACAACGTTGGCAACATCttcaacgacaacagcaactgcaacatcaacgacaacatcaacaacaacaacgacgacgccgaagcccacagcaacagctaagCTGGCACACGAGAAGAGCGCCTATCTGAAGAAGCACAACAAGCTGAAGAAGCTGCTTGAAAAAATGCAGGCTCAAAACAACTCAGCCCAAACGATGCTCAGCTCAAGTTGA